Proteins found in one uncultured Desulfuromonas sp. genomic segment:
- a CDS encoding 4Fe-4S binding protein: MKINHVHLIYFSPTGTTRKVIDAIAAGMAAEKISRYDLTLSQSPQEQFLSEGIAVIGIPVYAGRVPVGCLDRLANFSANQIPTILVALYGNREFEDALVELQDITSEKGFNVIAAGAFIGEHSYATSSHPVAVGRPDANDLSLAESFGQQIADKIERDCFDTPVIDGNHPYRDRVAFGGIAPETDAEKCTLCGTCAEVCPVGIVTVADSVTTQAEPCIMCCACVKACKMGARSLNHPMIEGIREFLMKNCSTPKKPQIYL, translated from the coding sequence ATGAAAATAAACCATGTTCATCTTATCTACTTTTCACCGACCGGAACCACGCGCAAAGTTATCGACGCGATTGCCGCAGGGATGGCGGCTGAAAAAATCAGTCGTTACGATTTAACGCTCTCTCAGTCACCGCAGGAACAGTTCTTGTCAGAAGGTATTGCGGTTATTGGTATCCCTGTTTACGCAGGGCGTGTGCCTGTTGGTTGCCTGGACAGGCTGGCGAATTTTTCAGCGAACCAGATTCCCACTATTTTAGTGGCTCTGTATGGTAACCGTGAATTTGAAGATGCCTTGGTTGAGTTGCAGGACATCACCTCTGAAAAGGGCTTTAACGTGATTGCGGCTGGGGCTTTTATTGGTGAGCATTCCTATGCGACCTCATCGCATCCTGTTGCCGTAGGTCGACCTGATGCGAATGATTTGAGTCTGGCGGAATCTTTTGGACAACAGATTGCAGACAAAATTGAACGGGATTGTTTTGATACGCCCGTCATTGACGGCAATCACCCTTACCGGGACAGGGTGGCGTTTGGTGGAATCGCGCCGGAAACAGATGCTGAAAAATGTACGCTTTGCGGGACCTGTGCTGAGGTGTGCCCTGTTGGCATTGTGACGGTAGCCGATTCGGTTACAACACAGGCAGAACCGTGCATTATGTGCTGTGCCTGTGTGAAGGCATGTAAAATGGGCGCACGGTCTTTGAATCACCCGATGATTGAAGGGATCAGAGAGTTCCTGATGAAGAACTGCTCTACGCCGAAAAAACCTCAAATCTATTTATAA